One Gimesia aquarii DNA segment encodes these proteins:
- a CDS encoding prolyl oligopeptidase family serine peptidase, giving the protein MMGSSDIPSDKSSKPENNTEESLLWLEEIEGEQALSWVRQQNASTLNALTSDPRFEQYQQEALKILTASDRITYGTLRGDFVYNFWRDKDHVRGIWRRATLQHFRKHQPEWQTLLDVDKLAKKEDENWIYKGVDCLGPDYQRCIVELAPGGTDSAVYREYDIQSKTFVKDGFQVPLAKTNLCWENQNQLLIATDWGEGSLNTSGYARILKRWKRGTPLTAAETLLETDVEETFIYPINVEHDKGQTCFVLRGHDFYHFSFYLVPETGDLKQIPLPQKCSLSGLFQDQLLVELKQDWQGFTAGCLISFSLTDFQQAGKLKDIHLVFDPGQTGTISQVRRAKDAVYITGIEHVSSQIHELTFQDHKWKQRLIPFGKNDVISISSSDSHNNHLLISRDGFLQPSSLYYVNFQAGTEELIQETPARFDTSGLKVEKNFAISKDGTDIPYFIVYPEEIKLDHSTPVLQYGYGGFEISILPHYSALMGKLWLEKGGAYVLANIRGGGEYGPRWHDAALLENRQRAYDDFFAVAEAVQSRGFSSPQHYGAMGRSNGGLLMGVAFTQRPELFNAIVCGVPLLDMKRFNKLLAGASWMAEYGNPDIPEQWEYIKQYSPLQNLKKEQAYPKVYFFTSTKDDRVHPGHARKMAARMEQMGHDFYYYENIEGGHKGTANQKQEAMLSALEYLYLMQQLSKKMS; this is encoded by the coding sequence ATGATGGGTTCTTCTGATATTCCTTCTGACAAAAGCTCAAAACCTGAGAATAACACTGAAGAGTCACTGCTCTGGTTGGAAGAAATCGAAGGGGAGCAGGCACTTTCGTGGGTCAGGCAGCAAAACGCCAGTACCTTGAACGCTCTGACCAGTGATCCCCGGTTTGAACAATATCAGCAAGAAGCCCTGAAAATTCTTACTGCTTCAGATCGAATTACCTATGGAACCTTACGCGGTGATTTCGTTTATAACTTTTGGAGAGATAAGGATCATGTCCGCGGCATCTGGCGTCGCGCCACATTGCAGCACTTCAGAAAGCATCAACCTGAGTGGCAAACACTGCTGGATGTAGACAAACTTGCAAAAAAGGAAGATGAAAACTGGATCTATAAAGGTGTCGATTGTCTGGGCCCCGACTATCAGCGTTGTATTGTCGAACTGGCACCGGGAGGTACTGATTCTGCTGTTTATCGCGAGTATGACATTCAATCCAAAACATTTGTCAAAGATGGTTTTCAAGTACCACTCGCCAAAACAAATCTTTGCTGGGAAAATCAAAACCAGTTGTTAATTGCAACGGATTGGGGCGAGGGCAGTCTGAATACTTCTGGATATGCTCGTATTCTGAAACGTTGGAAACGGGGGACACCACTCACGGCCGCAGAAACGCTTTTAGAAACGGATGTGGAGGAGACCTTCATTTATCCCATCAATGTAGAGCATGACAAAGGTCAAACCTGTTTTGTGTTACGAGGACATGACTTTTATCATTTCAGCTTTTATCTTGTTCCAGAAACAGGCGACTTGAAACAAATCCCGTTGCCTCAGAAGTGCAGCTTGTCCGGTCTGTTTCAGGATCAATTGCTGGTCGAACTGAAACAGGACTGGCAGGGTTTCACGGCAGGATGTTTAATCAGTTTTTCATTGACTGATTTTCAACAAGCCGGAAAACTCAAAGACATTCACCTGGTTTTTGATCCAGGGCAAACAGGTACGATCTCTCAGGTGCGACGTGCTAAAGATGCAGTTTATATCACTGGGATCGAACATGTCTCCAGTCAGATTCACGAGTTGACATTTCAGGATCACAAGTGGAAGCAACGGCTCATTCCTTTTGGGAAAAATGATGTGATTTCAATCAGTTCTTCTGATAGTCACAATAATCATCTGTTGATTTCCCGAGATGGATTCCTTCAACCGAGCAGTCTGTATTACGTGAATTTTCAAGCAGGAACTGAAGAACTCATTCAAGAGACTCCTGCGCGCTTTGATACAAGTGGTTTGAAAGTCGAGAAAAATTTTGCCATTAGTAAAGATGGTACTGATATTCCCTACTTCATTGTTTATCCAGAAGAAATCAAGCTCGATCATTCTACGCCGGTCCTGCAATACGGTTATGGTGGATTTGAAATCTCGATTTTGCCTCATTATAGCGCTTTGATGGGCAAACTCTGGCTGGAAAAAGGAGGCGCATATGTGCTTGCCAATATTCGTGGTGGAGGTGAGTATGGGCCACGTTGGCATGATGCCGCCTTATTAGAAAATCGCCAGCGAGCTTATGACGATTTCTTTGCGGTTGCCGAAGCGGTTCAAAGTCGCGGTTTTAGTTCACCACAACATTATGGGGCGATGGGCCGCAGCAATGGTGGATTGCTAATGGGAGTGGCATTCACACAACGCCCTGAGCTATTCAATGCCATTGTATGTGGAGTTCCCTTACTCGATATGAAACGCTTCAATAAACTGCTTGCCGGAGCGAGTTGGATGGCAGAATACGGTAACCCCGATATCCCTGAGCAATGGGAGTATATTAAACAGTATTCTCCATTACAGAATTTGAAAAAAGAGCAAGCCTATCCCAAAGTCTATTTCTTTACTTCGACTAAGGATGATCGTGTTCATCCAGGACACGCCCGAAAGATGGCCGCCAGAATGGAACAAATGGGACATGATTTTTATTATTATGAAAACATTGAAGGCGGACACAAGGGAACGGCCAACCAGAAGCAGGAAGCAATGCTGAGCGCACTGGAGTATTTGTATTTGATGCAACAACTCTCAAAAAAAATGTCGTGA
- a CDS encoding sulfatase-like hydrolase/transferase — protein sequence MNHRPVLYFILVCLLCLSSIRQASATEKQTRQRPNILLMTADNLGYGDLGCYGNQIMKTPQLDRLAQQGARLTDFYTASPTCTVSRATLLTGRYPQRIGLNHQLSKDENYGDGLRKSELLIPQYLKQQGYRTACFGKWNVGFSPGSRPTERGFDEFFGFAAGNIDYYHHFYAGRHDLWRGLKEVFVEGYSTDLFADEACKFIAVNKQQPFFIYLPFNAPHFPGKRNKQPGQPNEWQAPATAFKAHGYSPQTKKPQERYRAVVTALDSAIGRVLQQLEESGLSKNTIVIWYSDNGAFMLKERGLEVASNKPLRDGGVTLWEGGIRVPAIVRYPGHIKAGTVNSSQIISLDILPTLISLAGGKVPEDRTLDGENILPVLESPESAEPRRFFFEYRNFSAVRDGKYKLLRTKPGRNFMLFDLEQDLGETKDLSAKHPEIVAKLKSAYQTWKSDVTSR from the coding sequence ATGAATCATCGACCAGTTTTATATTTCATTTTAGTATGTTTGCTTTGCCTTAGCTCCATCAGGCAGGCTTCAGCAACCGAGAAGCAAACGCGACAGCGTCCGAACATTTTGCTGATGACGGCAGACAATCTGGGTTACGGTGATCTGGGCTGCTATGGCAATCAGATTATGAAAACTCCTCAACTTGATCGACTAGCCCAACAGGGAGCTCGACTGACCGATTTTTACACTGCGTCCCCGACCTGTACTGTTTCAAGAGCGACACTGTTAACAGGTCGCTATCCACAAAGGATCGGTTTGAATCATCAGTTAAGTAAGGACGAAAATTACGGGGATGGCTTACGGAAAAGTGAGTTACTGATTCCTCAGTATCTTAAACAACAGGGGTATCGCACTGCCTGTTTCGGAAAATGGAATGTGGGATTTTCACCTGGAAGCCGTCCGACAGAACGCGGCTTTGACGAGTTTTTCGGATTTGCAGCAGGAAACATTGACTATTATCATCATTTTTATGCCGGGAGGCACGACTTATGGCGCGGATTGAAAGAAGTGTTTGTTGAAGGCTATTCCACAGACCTGTTTGCCGACGAAGCCTGCAAATTCATAGCCGTGAACAAGCAACAACCGTTTTTTATCTATTTACCATTCAATGCACCTCATTTTCCTGGAAAACGTAATAAACAACCGGGACAACCTAATGAGTGGCAAGCTCCAGCTACTGCTTTTAAAGCCCATGGCTATTCTCCTCAAACCAAAAAACCTCAAGAACGATATCGTGCCGTTGTGACGGCGCTAGACAGTGCCATTGGTCGTGTTTTGCAGCAATTGGAAGAGAGTGGACTCAGTAAGAATACAATTGTCATCTGGTATTCGGATAACGGTGCGTTCATGCTGAAGGAACGAGGATTGGAAGTGGCCAGCAACAAACCGTTGCGCGATGGTGGTGTTACATTATGGGAAGGGGGAATTCGAGTTCCGGCAATAGTACGATATCCCGGACACATCAAAGCAGGAACAGTGAACTCCAGTCAAATCATCAGCCTTGATATTCTTCCAACATTAATTTCATTGGCAGGAGGAAAAGTTCCAGAGGATCGGACACTGGATGGCGAGAACATTCTGCCAGTTCTCGAATCACCGGAATCAGCAGAACCACGAAGGTTCTTTTTTGAATATCGGAACTTTAGCGCGGTCCGAGATGGTAAATATAAACTGCTACGCACGAAGCCTGGCCGGAATTTTATGTTGTTTGATCTGGAACAAGATTTGGGGGAAACAAAAGATCTGTCTGCGAAACACCCGGAGATTGTTGCGAAATTAAAGAGTGCTTATCAAACCTGGAAGAGTGATGTCACATCAAGGTAA
- a CDS encoding DUF2203 domain-containing protein, translated as MNAEAQRKLIFTPEEASLRLPLVQAIVKDIVELFQNLNDRQERIAEIKRLPGASARDEESAYSEELIQAELDIENDLEQLKGYVSELVDLGVELEDPGMGVVNFPALREGKEISLCWKYGEEEIAYWHHLDEGFSDRQLLFEESLKRDSEENNDDPIV; from the coding sequence ATGAATGCTGAAGCACAAAGAAAGCTGATTTTCACACCAGAAGAGGCCAGTCTTCGGTTACCACTCGTGCAAGCGATTGTCAAAGACATCGTTGAGCTCTTTCAAAATCTGAATGATAGACAAGAACGAATCGCAGAAATCAAGCGGCTACCGGGTGCTTCCGCTCGCGATGAAGAATCAGCCTATAGTGAGGAACTCATCCAGGCTGAATTGGACATCGAAAATGATTTGGAACAACTCAAAGGATACGTTTCCGAACTCGTCGATTTGGGAGTAGAGTTAGAAGATCCTGGAATGGGTGTCGTCAATTTTCCGGCTTTACGTGAAGGTAAAGAAATCAGCCTCTGCTGGAAATATGGTGAAGAAGAGATCGCCTACTGGCATCATTTGGACGAAGGATTTTCTGATCGGCAATTGCTGTTTGAAGAATCTTTAAAACGCGATTCCGAAGAGAACAATGATGATCCTATCGTTTGA
- the trpD gene encoding anthranilate phosphoribosyltransferase, producing the protein MSTALKNTINQLLQGENLGQSATYDAVSSIMRGECSEIQIAAFLTALRMKGEVSEELVGAAQAMHERAFAIPTHCSGLLDTCGTGGDQLHTFNISTAVALVAAAAGIPVAKHGNRSVSSSSGSSDVLEALGVRLDLTPEEIGKCLEETGIGFCFAPLLHSAMKYVAPVRRELGIRTIFNYLGPLTNPANAEYQLLGANSVQASEKIAQALLKLGRKHALVVCGNGELDEISLWGKTLIHEVTGSDLRSYEWSAADFGLPECDVSQLFVESSEQSAQVILDIFNGEQGPARDMVVANASAALMAAEKTSNLHDAVQNVSRLIDEGQVLKKLKHLIEFTSNINRD; encoded by the coding sequence ATGTCGACAGCGCTGAAAAATACGATTAATCAATTACTTCAGGGAGAAAACCTAGGACAATCTGCTACTTACGACGCAGTCTCCTCCATTATGCGCGGCGAATGCAGTGAAATACAAATTGCTGCATTTTTGACTGCGCTCCGCATGAAGGGTGAAGTTTCGGAAGAATTAGTTGGTGCAGCACAAGCCATGCATGAACGGGCATTTGCAATACCAACACACTGCTCCGGGCTCCTGGATACCTGTGGAACTGGCGGAGACCAGCTTCATACATTCAATATTAGTACGGCCGTTGCACTGGTTGCGGCGGCGGCGGGGATTCCTGTCGCAAAACATGGAAACCGAAGTGTTTCCAGTTCCAGCGGTTCGTCAGATGTACTTGAAGCATTAGGGGTCCGCTTAGACTTAACACCTGAAGAAATTGGAAAGTGCCTGGAAGAGACTGGGATTGGATTCTGTTTTGCACCACTTCTACATTCTGCTATGAAATACGTAGCCCCTGTTCGGCGTGAACTGGGAATTCGTACGATCTTTAATTACCTAGGTCCTTTAACCAATCCAGCAAATGCAGAATATCAATTATTGGGTGCAAATTCTGTACAGGCCTCAGAAAAAATTGCTCAAGCATTACTGAAATTAGGCCGAAAACATGCACTGGTTGTCTGTGGTAATGGAGAACTTGATGAGATTAGTCTCTGGGGAAAAACATTGATTCATGAAGTAACTGGTTCCGACTTGCGATCCTATGAATGGTCTGCAGCTGATTTTGGACTACCAGAATGTGACGTAAGTCAGTTGTTTGTCGAATCCTCAGAACAAAGCGCGCAAGTGATTCTTGACATCTTTAATGGTGAACAGGGGCCAGCGCGAGATATGGTTGTGGCAAATGCCTCAGCTGCCTTAATGGCAGCGGAAAAGACCTCAAATCTGCATGACGCTGTTCAAAATGTCTCAAGACTGATCGATGAAGGACAAGTATTGAAAAAACTCAAACATCTCATCGAATTTACCAGTAATATTAATAGGGATTAA
- a CDS encoding PQQ-binding-like beta-propeller repeat protein, whose translation MKYESTKFLIPLIAVCLSCGADWPQFRGPLTNNVAISETPPAKVDQENIAWTAELEGRGASGPIVVGDKVFITSTTGFKQDQLHVLCFDANSGKRLWERQFWATGRTQCHKKMSVATPTPASDGKRVFATFSSNDVVCLDLDGNLLWIRGLSHDYPNASNSLGMASSPIVVGETLIVPVENDDDSFTTGLDVKTGIARWKINRPRVANWTSPAILQSSPDAEPVVLLQSSEGVDAIYPETGETAWQYEQGAGRIPSTTVGDNILYVPSNGLTALSPGSSSDPPKVLWKEQKLSPGTASPLVYQNNVFTVNRAGVLNCANPKTGDLVWRLRLKGPFSATPIAAANHLYLVNEKGLLQVVQLGTDKGEVTGDIDLKETILATPAIANNSLFIRSDKHLWKISSK comes from the coding sequence ATGAAATACGAATCCACCAAATTTCTGATACCCTTGATTGCAGTTTGTTTGAGTTGCGGGGCTGATTGGCCTCAGTTCCGGGGGCCTTTAACAAATAATGTCGCTATCTCAGAAACGCCTCCTGCTAAAGTAGATCAGGAAAACATTGCCTGGACTGCTGAACTGGAAGGGCGGGGAGCCTCTGGCCCTATCGTGGTGGGTGATAAAGTTTTTATTACCAGCACAACGGGTTTCAAACAGGATCAACTGCATGTTCTTTGTTTTGATGCCAATTCAGGAAAACGCCTTTGGGAACGTCAGTTTTGGGCAACCGGTCGCACGCAGTGTCATAAGAAAATGTCCGTGGCCACTCCAACTCCCGCCAGCGATGGAAAACGCGTCTTTGCTACCTTTTCCAGTAACGATGTGGTGTGCCTCGACTTGGATGGGAATTTACTCTGGATACGTGGACTGTCACATGATTATCCCAATGCCAGTAATAGTCTCGGCATGGCTTCTTCTCCCATTGTTGTCGGCGAAACCTTGATTGTACCTGTTGAAAATGATGATGATTCATTTACCACTGGACTCGACGTGAAGACGGGAATAGCGCGTTGGAAAATCAATCGTCCGCGTGTTGCGAATTGGACTTCACCGGCGATTCTGCAATCATCTCCAGATGCTGAGCCTGTTGTATTACTCCAGTCAAGTGAGGGTGTCGATGCGATTTATCCTGAAACAGGCGAAACTGCCTGGCAGTATGAACAAGGTGCTGGTCGGATTCCTTCTACCACTGTGGGGGATAACATTCTGTATGTTCCCTCTAATGGTTTGACAGCATTAAGCCCCGGTTCCAGTAGTGATCCCCCTAAAGTGCTTTGGAAGGAACAAAAACTCTCTCCCGGCACTGCCAGTCCTCTTGTTTATCAAAATAATGTATTTACTGTGAATCGGGCAGGTGTATTAAACTGTGCCAATCCAAAAACAGGCGATTTGGTTTGGCGATTGCGTTTGAAAGGCCCCTTTAGTGCAACACCGATTGCCGCTGCAAACCATCTTTATCTGGTCAATGAGAAAGGATTGTTGCAAGTGGTACAATTGGGTACAGACAAAGGAGAAGTCACGGGAGACATTGATTTGAAAGAAACGATTTTGGCTACACCAGCAATTGCCAATAACTCGCTATTTATCCGCAGTGATAAACACCTTTGGAAAATTTCTTCTAAATAA
- the crcB gene encoding fluoride efflux transporter CrcB has translation MSQLLAVGLGGFVGAVARYSITEFMAKKFPGSFPVGTLVVNLAGCFVIGILMALILHKQQVPPSIRMQEHVSLFLISGFLGSLTTFSTFGYHTVSLLRNSEVNLAFLNIFGNVVVGLFAVWLGWTSVIFWLEK, from the coding sequence GTGTCACAATTGCTGGCTGTCGGATTAGGTGGATTCGTCGGAGCCGTCGCGCGATATAGCATTACGGAATTTATGGCAAAGAAATTTCCCGGTAGTTTTCCTGTAGGAACACTCGTTGTCAATTTAGCAGGCTGTTTTGTGATTGGAATTTTGATGGCTCTCATCCTTCATAAACAGCAGGTTCCCCCCTCGATTCGTATGCAAGAACATGTCAGTTTATTCTTGATTTCAGGATTCCTGGGTTCATTGACCACATTCTCAACCTTTGGTTATCACACAGTGAGCCTGTTAAGAAATTCCGAAGTAAATCTTGCCTTTCTCAATATCTTCGGAAATGTAGTCGTTGGACTCTTTGCCGTCTGGCTCGGTTGGACTTCGGTCATCTTCTGGTTGGAAAAGTAA
- a CDS encoding TIGR03546 family protein has translation MSYWLRPLRFLASALSGASSPRQLALGFSMGMVIGLVPKENLTAVILLFILAGSKVNLCSASLSTVLFSWLALVLDPLSHLIGRSVLLAAPLQDFWYSIYEVPLMPWTDFNNTIVMGSLLLGLFLFYPTYRISKPQFEKYTPLVSQKLKKYRIVQILWGTEISAITGEVA, from the coding sequence ATGTCCTATTGGCTTCGACCTTTGCGTTTTCTCGCTAGTGCGCTCAGCGGTGCGTCTTCTCCCCGTCAATTGGCACTCGGTTTCAGTATGGGGATGGTGATTGGACTTGTCCCCAAAGAGAATTTGACTGCAGTTATTTTGCTCTTCATCCTGGCTGGATCAAAAGTCAATCTCTGCTCTGCGTCATTATCAACAGTTCTTTTTTCCTGGCTGGCATTAGTACTCGATCCACTGAGTCATCTGATTGGACGCAGTGTTCTCCTGGCTGCACCATTACAGGATTTTTGGTACTCAATTTATGAAGTCCCTCTGATGCCTTGGACAGACTTCAATAATACCATCGTAATGGGCAGTCTGCTTCTGGGACTTTTCTTGTTCTATCCCACTTATCGGATTTCGAAGCCACAGTTTGAAAAGTATACCCCCTTGGTTTCTCAGAAATTAAAGAAATATCGAATCGTTCAAATTCTCTGGGGCACTGAAATCAGTGCGATTACGGGGGAAGTCGCATGA
- a CDS encoding TIGR03545 family protein translates to MRWNYLLPRFTIAAIIWFFFAFAFDPLIRSSLVSLGQKVTGTKVDVSSLQTGFFPPSIKTGPVLIASHSNEQRNLVRFGRVEMKLASKPLMHRNLIVEEVTVSGMEFDTPRTTSGKLSETTSDQSGTRFHFDTNPFRKTSKELGESWLSSLMSSVTEQLDPNRLETVCVSRIVQQEWKQRFAQYETRLQQIKLEADSVQNKVKTASGKTLNKIKTYAQSAERVDRLIKEGKQIRNELKLLPQIAQQDYKRIEDAKEQDLTNLDQMLESISPDPHKILHALLGEELSRQLNQVSGWSNMILQTVRTLQDEQEPDRSQGEWIDFRRDTSLPQVLFKKIRLTGAARVNQQKYPFVGMVKGLSCSPKLYQEPITIQAQVEAEAYIKMAGDLNFYQESPTHEFVVLFKLPHQKKITLENSEMLSLFLIADQTECKTHISFREEDFQCRLEFKQTPVRFQLSSPKNDHHAMGNILEHSLDSIDSISATLNYSGSYESPELKIESELGQKIAEGLNMALEVEFNRQKQEKALRIEHLASQEREKLIQKLNGQYSEIIAHLEEQESKVQAVIQKVSNRPLDIRRLLR, encoded by the coding sequence ATGAGATGGAATTACTTACTACCTCGTTTCACAATTGCTGCCATAATCTGGTTCTTTTTTGCTTTTGCATTCGATCCTCTTATACGAAGTAGTCTGGTCAGTTTGGGGCAAAAGGTAACTGGTACGAAAGTGGATGTTTCCAGTTTACAAACAGGTTTCTTTCCTCCTTCCATCAAAACCGGGCCTGTTTTGATCGCCAGTCATTCTAACGAACAACGCAACCTTGTTCGATTCGGTCGGGTCGAAATGAAACTTGCCAGCAAACCACTTATGCATCGAAATCTGATTGTCGAAGAGGTGACAGTTTCCGGTATGGAGTTTGATACTCCTCGAACCACATCAGGAAAACTCTCAGAGACGACATCAGACCAGTCGGGAACCAGATTCCATTTTGACACTAATCCGTTTCGTAAAACGTCAAAAGAACTAGGGGAATCCTGGTTGAGTAGTCTGATGAGTTCAGTCACCGAACAATTGGATCCCAATCGCCTGGAAACAGTATGTGTTTCCAGAATCGTTCAACAAGAGTGGAAACAACGTTTTGCCCAATACGAAACCCGGCTTCAACAGATTAAGCTGGAAGCGGATTCGGTACAAAATAAAGTAAAAACGGCAAGTGGCAAGACGTTGAATAAAATCAAGACCTATGCCCAATCAGCCGAGCGTGTGGATCGACTTATCAAGGAAGGCAAACAAATTCGCAACGAGTTGAAATTGCTTCCTCAAATTGCACAGCAGGATTACAAACGCATTGAAGATGCGAAAGAGCAAGATCTGACAAACCTTGATCAGATGTTGGAATCTATTTCACCCGATCCACACAAGATCTTACATGCATTGCTCGGTGAAGAATTATCCCGACAACTAAATCAAGTATCGGGTTGGTCAAATATGATTCTCCAAACTGTCAGAACTCTACAGGATGAACAGGAACCAGATCGCTCTCAGGGAGAATGGATTGATTTTCGTCGTGATACCAGTTTACCGCAAGTTCTGTTTAAAAAAATTCGACTAACAGGTGCCGCGCGAGTGAATCAACAGAAATATCCATTTGTTGGAATGGTCAAAGGTCTTTCCTGCTCTCCCAAACTGTATCAAGAACCAATCACAATCCAGGCACAGGTCGAGGCCGAAGCCTATATCAAAATGGCAGGAGACCTTAATTTTTATCAAGAATCACCCACGCACGAATTTGTTGTGTTATTCAAACTTCCACATCAGAAAAAAATCACTCTCGAAAATTCAGAAATGCTTTCACTTTTTTTGATTGCGGATCAGACAGAATGTAAAACCCACATTTCATTTAGAGAAGAGGATTTCCAATGTCGTTTGGAATTTAAACAGACGCCGGTTCGTTTTCAGCTTTCCAGCCCGAAAAACGATCATCACGCAATGGGGAACATCCTGGAACATTCTTTAGATTCCATCGATTCTATTTCCGCTACGTTGAATTATTCTGGTTCTTATGAAAGTCCAGAATTGAAAATTGAATCTGAGTTAGGGCAGAAAATCGCCGAAGGTTTGAATATGGCGTTAGAAGTCGAATTCAATCGGCAAAAGCAAGAAAAGGCATTGAGAATTGAGCACTTAGCAAGTCAGGAACGAGAGAAACTGATCCAAAAACTCAATGGACAATATTCTGAAATCATCGCTCATTTGGAAGAGCAGGAATCGAAAGTGCAAGCCGTCATTCAAAAAGTATCAAATCGTCCTTTGGATATCCGCCGGCTGCTGCGTTAA
- a CDS encoding M24 family metallopeptidase, with protein MTIVAVNAHAPISSGEIPTTDPRRALDVDQKQQQVVELLEKNQLDALLLQAPDNIAWFTGGADLTRPGSVESIAAVFVTTDARLVACNNVDADQIFDRAIPGLGFQVKSRPWYEPLSKLINDLCKGRKVASDTGVDQTLNISEQLKSLRFPFTELEGEHIREVGKLVAHAVEATARSVERGATEQEIAGSLSHRLLKRGVTPKRLQVMADGQCIRYRHWGFGEDRLERYCIISAVGSLNGLHAAATRTVALGKPPSSFIKSHHLALLMQATGMYFSKPDWALFDTWKRVKRIYEKYDCPDEWQHADQADIIGYLPAETSILLNSEFKLKTGTAAFWHPSVGPAMTGDTILVEEDNTILITPMEQWPTAKIMVKEHQIALPDILILPD; from the coding sequence ATGACTATCGTGGCAGTAAATGCTCATGCCCCTATCTCTTCAGGAGAAATACCTACGACAGACCCTCGACGTGCACTCGACGTAGACCAGAAGCAGCAACAAGTTGTCGAACTTCTCGAGAAGAACCAGCTTGATGCGTTGCTTTTGCAAGCTCCTGATAATATTGCCTGGTTTACAGGAGGGGCAGATCTCACGCGTCCCGGTTCAGTAGAAAGTATCGCAGCGGTATTTGTTACCACAGATGCAAGGCTAGTCGCCTGCAATAATGTGGATGCCGATCAAATTTTTGATCGCGCAATTCCCGGCTTGGGCTTCCAGGTAAAATCCAGACCATGGTATGAGCCATTATCGAAACTAATAAATGATCTTTGTAAGGGAAGAAAAGTAGCCAGCGATACGGGGGTTGATCAGACTCTGAATATTTCTGAGCAATTAAAATCCCTGCGGTTTCCATTTACTGAGCTGGAAGGCGAGCACATTCGGGAAGTAGGAAAACTGGTTGCACATGCAGTGGAGGCTACTGCGAGAAGTGTGGAACGCGGTGCTACAGAACAGGAAATCGCCGGCTCGCTCTCTCATCGACTACTAAAACGTGGTGTCACTCCCAAACGCTTGCAGGTCATGGCTGATGGCCAATGCATTCGTTATCGTCATTGGGGCTTTGGTGAAGATCGATTGGAACGATATTGTATTATCTCTGCCGTAGGTTCGCTAAATGGCTTACATGCCGCCGCGACAAGAACTGTTGCATTGGGGAAACCTCCATCCAGCTTTATTAAGTCGCATCATCTGGCGTTATTAATGCAAGCGACCGGCATGTATTTTTCCAAACCCGATTGGGCTTTATTTGATACTTGGAAACGTGTAAAGCGAATCTATGAAAAATATGACTGTCCCGATGAATGGCAGCACGCCGATCAGGCAGATATTATTGGATATCTGCCTGCGGAAACATCAATTCTCCTTAATAGTGAGTTTAAATTGAAAACAGGCACGGCTGCGTTCTGGCACCCTTCAGTAGGCCCGGCGATGACCGGGGATACGATTCTTGTTGAAGAGGATAATACCATCCTGATTACGCCGATGGAGCAATGGCCGACTGCAAAAATTATGGTGAAAGAACATCAAATTGCTTTACCTGATATTTTGATCCTGCCAGACTAA